aatatatgttttatatactATTAAATACATCTTCAGCCTTCAACCTCAATATCAAAATAACGGTTCACGCTATTTTGATGTTGGGATTTCCCCAAAACAAAATAGCACAGCTCCATTTTCGTTGACGCAGAtgaggttttttaaaaaaattttttaattataaatatttatatgaaaaattacaaatattatttatataataatatgatattattatagtaatttaataattatatatattcaaaaaagaaaaaaaaaattcaacccaCCTGTGTTGAGCTCTTCAGACCTGGGTCGAGCTCGACCCAAACAAAGAGGTCGACCCACCTCGAGTACTCGACCCAATTTTTAAGACCGCAGCGTATTCTGAAACCATGGATTTATTTTTCATCACATACAACTCTCTTTCCTCTAtttaaaaaagtcaaaatctctttaatttaaataaattttaaatggataatatttttttatttttaaagttctGTTCCGTGTCGTTTTATTGATCTGTACCATTCCAAACTCATCTACACTCAAAACTCATCTGCCAGTCAAAACGTATCTACTACCAGTCAAAACGTATCTACCAGTCAAAATTCATCTACCAGTCAAAACTCATCTATCAGTCAAAACGTATATACCTGTCAAAACTCATCTACCAGTCCAAAATGCATCTACAAGATATCTATATAATGTAACTATAGTATCATACTTTCATACAGATTTTACCTTCTCTCTAAAAATGAATCTGTATTCTCTATTTGATGCAAACTCATCTAGCCCATCTTCATTGTCAgaaaatgaaaatgatattCAATTTGTCGAAGACTTTGAAAATAGAAGAAGAGCAATACTGTCAACTATAGCTCAAGAACAAGATTTAGTTGCTGCCTGCACCACCCAACAAGAACAAGAAGTCACACACGAGGGTCAATTCCAGGTCACATAATCATCTGACGCGAATGTGAAATTGCTGATAATAAATTGTTTAACGACTATTTTGTTGAGAATCCAGTCTATAATGAAGCAATGTTCCGACGAAGATTTCGAATGTCTTGAAATCTTTTTTCTTCGGATACGTGAAATTGCTGATCATAAATTGTTTAACGACTATTTTGTTGAGAATCCAGTCTATAATGAAGCAATGTTCCCACGAAGATTTCGAATGTCTTGAAATCTTTTTTCTTCGGATAGTAGATGTCGTAAAGAATCACAATGTTTATTTCACACAAAGAAGTGATAGTTTGGGACGGCTCGGGCTATCGACTAATAAAAAAGAAACTGCTTCATTGAGAATGTTAGCATATGGCTTACCTGTGGATGCTACTGATGAATACACCCAAATAGGAGAATCTATCGCAATTCAGTGTATGCAATTATTTTGTCGAGCTATAGTGGAAGTTTTTGCGGAGCTGTACTTGAGATCACCTATTGCCAATGATGTTGCTAGACTTCTCTATATTGGTAAACAACGAGGTTTTCCTGGAATGTTGGAAAGTCTCGACTGTATACATTAGAGGTGGAAAAATTGCCCCACGGCTTGGGCGAGACAATATGCGGGTCATAGTGGTTTTCCAACAATCATTTTAAAAGCGGTAGCTGATTACGATCTTTGGATATGGAATGCATATTTTGATATGCCTGGAACCAATAATGATATAAATATCTTAGAGTCTTCCAATCTATTTTCCAATCTTGCACAAGGAATTGCTCCTCCAGCTCATTATACTATTGGAACAAAAGAATATGACACATGATATTATTTAGCTGATAGTATTTATCTGAAAACGTCAACTATTGTGCAAACTATCCATGATCCGCGTGGTCCAAAGAAGCAGTATTTTGCGATGAAACAAGAGTCATGCAGGAAAGATGTGGAGCGTGCATTTGGCGTTCTTCAATCACGATTTGGGATTGTGGCATCTCCAGCACGTGGTTGgaagaaaaatcatttgaatgatATAATGAAAGCATATATTAGAATGCAGAATATGATAATCGAAGATGAACGTGATCTTAGTGCACCAATTCAAGATGCTACGAAAGCACCGACTCCAATTGTAGAAATGGCTGTCAATGAGCATATCGGATTTCGCGAATTTCTCGCtcgataaaaaaataaaataaaagacaaAGACGCTCATTATGCATTACGAAAtactttaattgataatttatgagatgaatatggtcgttcaaatatttgaagttgtatttgtaatatattatttaatttaatgtcaggtattaattttatttcaccaattttaattatttctaTTTATGTAACGTACcctattttgaactacttgaaatttgcgtaaaagtaaaaattttcttaaataaataataaactttcaaattgcgataaaaataatctgctcgtctaaaatatttgaaataaaacaaatacaaccaaagtttgcaaaaacacttgtttaaaaatcGTAAAGTAATCccgtgaaaatcagagtatttgttacgtgcataaaaatttcataaaacataAGCGGTCCTTGGGTTTAGCATCCGCGCAGTCTGAGCCAACTCACTGATCCCAACCTATCGTCTCTTCGTACTCGTCTCCACCTACATCGAgcatgcctagtgagtctaaagactcaacatgtataaacttagaataacaaataatacgtaataaaaccacatgaacTTTAAAGTAGAGCATACATACTTAAAATTGgacgtacttacataaacatatacGTGCCATcatgttggaaactgaattttggaAATTTGACAAACTGAGGGTTTAGTAGatttgaactaactgatcaagaagactgatagaaattgatctaaaatatgcaaactatcgGTTGCTTATGGCTGAAGATTACTACCCAGATTTTCAAAGGCAACTGGACTAGcaaactgaactacgcagacaactgattgatcagttggaactgatcagttactacaaacaattgtgagcttatcagctacaTCCTATCGTTTGATCTTTCAGTTGTACACATCATCAGTTAAAGAAAAGGACGTTCAACCGACAACTATACAAAAGCTGattgcaacaagtagtgggattgcaaaagctgcagtgtacgaatgtcagaagaatgttgacatgacAAACAACAGATAGAAAGCTTCAAATCGTTttcaatattaccgttggaggcaAAGCCTAAAAATAGCAGAGAAAAGCAGCTGAGAAATATACAACACTGAATCAACCCGATTGATATACTATTCTATCAACTGACctattactctgctgaaatctttgcaaatttcaaagctcacacttattgtatacattcatagcattcaaggctatacttcgagcttacaagcacaaacttTCATTATTGcaatacttgatcttgaagagatcagttgtgctaagttattTCAGTCCAATTGAGTATTGTTAActagtttgtaactaagagtttcagtttggcattgttaagtccaaaattgAAGTGAGTATGTACAActctttgtattgatcaaagtcttttattgaaaatcctatctttgtgatagaaggggtgacgtaggagtgtttgaaatctccgaacattaATTCTTGTGTcctcttatttcagttttattctatatatcagtcagtttattttcgcacttttatttttaactgattgataACGACTTACAAGATTttcgagtatcagtttatcactaaactgaatCATAAATCAAAAAAAAGTTATGAAAAttgttagtgtttattcaaccctccccTTCTAAATACTCTTTCACATTTACTCGATcctatcaattggtatcagagcagttgaatcttgttcctgaatattccAATATACAAAATGAttaccatgtcttcattcatcaaaattccaatgttctccagagagGATTTTCATGATTaaaaaatcagaatgcaaggctcatctagctgcacaagacgatgacatgtggtacgttattACAGACGgactcatgaaaatattaaaggtAAACACTACTGttgtcataactgatggggcaCTACACCACATTGAAAaccccagagatgaatggacagctgaagacaagagaaaagccaacttgaacaacgtggctaaagacattttgtacaaaacgctggataaagtcactttcagcaaaataaaaaagTGCAAAACTGCTAAGGAAATctgggagaaactgatt
This window of the Primulina tabacum isolate GXHZ01 chromosome 4, ASM2559414v2, whole genome shotgun sequence genome carries:
- the LOC142541883 gene encoding uncharacterized protein LOC142541883, with protein sequence MLAYGLPVDATDEYTQIGESIAIQCMQLFCRAIVEVFAELYLRSPIANDVARLLYIGKQRGFPGMLESLDSDSIYLKTSTIVQTIHDPRGPKKQYFAMKQESCRKDVERAFGVLQSRFGIVASPARGWKKNHLNDIMKAYIRMQNMIIEDERDLSAPIQDATKAPTPIVEMAVNEHIGFREFLAR